In Streptomyces sp. P3, one DNA window encodes the following:
- a CDS encoding aminotransferase class I/II-fold pyridoxal phosphate-dependent enzyme, whose amino-acid sequence MRRTEPEDHGPVRYGPPLPPDGLPVLPELASVLAGAAGRPDGEPVGGGRALLDAARGYWARRGGPAEPGRVVAGPGAPALLLALTAALGGDVLVPRPCAAWWGPYARLLGRPVFHVATPAECGGVPDPYALLETVRRVRAEGGDPRLLVLSVADDPTATVAPPEVLHEAVEAAAGEGLHLVSDETWRDTLHTPQDTVLVSPAEMLPGEVTVVSDLAGALLPVGWPAAVARFPASAAGDALHARVLDVLTALDALVATPVAAAAAYALTEPEPVTARTAAAVRLHAHVAREMHAAVVAAGGLALPPRAGRHLYADLGPLRDALSAHGVGDAQELEDFLSARLGMPAPGGHRFGDDLSALHVRFSTGMLLNGADARRTERLTSPTPWELPHVQRALTLMRSVFDDLRDEAQRWEPPR is encoded by the coding sequence ATGCGGCGGACGGAACCGGAGGACCACGGCCCCGTCCGCTACGGCCCGCCGCTCCCCCCGGACGGCCTGCCCGTGCTGCCCGAACTCGCCTCGGTGCTCGCCGGGGCCGCCGGCCGCCCCGACGGCGAGCCGGTCGGCGGCGGCCGCGCCCTCCTCGACGCCGCCCGGGGCTACTGGGCCCGGCGCGGCGGCCCCGCAGAACCGGGACGGGTCGTCGCCGGGCCCGGAGCTCCCGCCCTGCTGCTCGCGCTGACCGCCGCCCTAGGCGGCGACGTCCTGGTCCCGCGGCCCTGCGCGGCCTGGTGGGGGCCGTACGCCCGGCTGCTGGGCAGGCCCGTGTTCCACGTCGCGACGCCCGCGGAGTGCGGCGGCGTCCCGGACCCGTACGCCCTGCTGGAAACCGTGCGCCGGGTGCGTGCCGAGGGCGGTGACCCGCGCCTGCTGGTGCTGTCGGTCGCCGACGACCCGACCGCCACGGTGGCACCGCCCGAAGTGCTGCACGAGGCCGTGGAGGCCGCCGCGGGGGAGGGCCTGCACCTGGTCAGTGACGAGACCTGGCGCGACACCCTGCACACCCCGCAGGACACCGTGCTGGTCAGCCCCGCGGAGATGCTGCCCGGGGAGGTCACCGTCGTCAGCGACCTGGCCGGAGCCCTGCTGCCCGTCGGCTGGCCGGCGGCCGTCGCCCGGTTCCCCGCCTCGGCCGCCGGTGACGCCCTGCACGCGCGCGTGCTCGACGTGCTGACGGCCCTCGACGCCCTGGTGGCCACGCCGGTCGCCGCCGCGGCCGCGTACGCCCTGACCGAGCCCGAGCCGGTCACCGCGCGCACGGCCGCCGCCGTCCGCCTGCACGCGCACGTGGCGCGGGAGATGCACGCCGCCGTGGTCGCCGCGGGCGGCCTGGCCCTGCCGCCCCGGGCCGGCCGGCACCTCTACGCCGACCTCGGCCCGCTGCGCGACGCGCTGTCCGCCCACGGCGTCGGCGACGCACAGGAACTGGAGGACTTCCTCTCCGCCCGGCTCGGCATGCCCGCGCCGGGCGGACACCGCTTCGGGGACGACCTCAGCGCCCTGCACGTCCGGTTCTCCACCGGCATGCTGCTCAATGGCGCGGACGCCCGGCGCACGGAACGCCTCACCTCGCCCACACCGTGGGAACTGCCCCACGTGCAACGTGCGTTGACGCTCATGAGGTCGGTCTTCGACGATCTCCGTGACGAAGCTCAGCGATGGGAGCCTCCTCGATGA
- a CDS encoding MBL fold metallo-hydrolase, whose protein sequence is MTQQSESTATSTVTGGAVAAVPSLSPLAPAPAVPPLAEPRPPGERRVWPRTFHDRLTSPLPGLKAIARFAREGSVRPGKEGLADIPRLPFAPAPLPRVDARTLAVSWAGHASWVVSIGGLTVLTDPVWSRRILGTPARITPVGVPWAALPRVDAVVISHNHYDHLDAPTLRRLPRDTPVFVPAGLGRWFLRRRFTRVTELDWWEAAELSGVRFDFVPSHHWSKRSLTDTCHSLWGGWVLTAPDGRRVYFAGDTGYGHWFSRIGRRHPGIDLALLPIGAYDPRWWLSDVHCDPEEAVRAALDLGARRMAPMHWGTFVLSAEPVLEPLTRVRAAWQQTGLDRDDLWDLPVGGSRVLD, encoded by the coding sequence ATGACGCAGCAGTCCGAGTCGACCGCCACCAGCACGGTGACCGGCGGGGCCGTCGCCGCCGTGCCGTCCCTGTCCCCCCTCGCGCCGGCGCCCGCCGTCCCGCCGCTCGCCGAACCCCGGCCGCCGGGCGAGCGCCGGGTGTGGCCGCGGACCTTCCACGACCGGCTCACCTCGCCGCTGCCCGGCCTCAAGGCCATCGCCCGGTTCGCCCGCGAAGGCTCCGTGCGCCCCGGCAAGGAGGGCCTCGCCGACATTCCCCGACTGCCCTTCGCGCCCGCCCCGCTGCCCCGCGTGGACGCCCGCACCCTCGCCGTCAGCTGGGCGGGGCACGCCAGCTGGGTGGTGAGCATCGGCGGCCTGACCGTGCTGACCGACCCGGTGTGGTCCCGCCGCATCCTCGGCACCCCGGCCCGGATCACCCCCGTGGGCGTCCCCTGGGCCGCGCTGCCGCGCGTCGACGCCGTCGTCATCAGCCACAACCACTACGACCACCTGGACGCCCCCACGCTGCGCCGCCTCCCGCGCGACACCCCGGTGTTCGTGCCGGCCGGGCTCGGGCGGTGGTTCCTGCGCCGCCGGTTCACCCGGGTCACCGAGCTGGACTGGTGGGAGGCGGCCGAACTGTCCGGCGTGCGCTTCGACTTCGTGCCCTCGCACCACTGGTCCAAGCGCAGCCTCACCGACACCTGTCACTCCCTCTGGGGCGGCTGGGTGCTCACCGCCCCGGACGGCCGGCGCGTCTACTTCGCCGGGGACACCGGCTACGGCCACTGGTTCTCCCGTATCGGCCGACGTCACCCCGGCATCGACCTGGCACTGCTGCCGATCGGCGCCTACGACCCCCGCTGGTGGCTCAGCGACGTGCACTGCGACCCGGAGGAGGCGGTCCGCGCCGCCCTCGACCTCGGCGCACGGCGCATGGCGCCCATGCACTGGGGCACCTTCGTGCTCTCCGCCGAGCCCGTCCTCGAGCCCCTCACGCGCGTGCGTGCCGCCTGGCAGCAGACGGGCCTGGATCGCGACGACCTGTGGGACCTGCCGGTGGGAGGCTCGCGGGTACTGGACTAG
- a CDS encoding DedA family protein: protein MTLAATAVTTVIPTEATQQALGYPSLFLLVLIGALVPVVPTGALVSTAAVVAFHQKAPFSLLLVFVTASLAAFCGDAALYWLGRRGMGSKNGSRWLEAIRSRAPEDRLAQAQGKLADHGTAVLVLSRLVPAGRIPVMLACLMAKWPLRRFSRGNLPACLAWAVTYQLIGILGGSLFPEPWEGVVAAIALTVLIGAAPSLWRRIRGTRTA from the coding sequence GTGACTCTCGCGGCCACCGCGGTCACGACGGTCATACCGACCGAGGCCACGCAACAGGCGCTCGGCTATCCGTCGCTGTTCCTGCTGGTGCTGATCGGGGCGCTGGTGCCGGTGGTGCCGACGGGTGCGCTGGTGAGTACGGCGGCCGTGGTCGCGTTCCACCAGAAGGCGCCGTTCTCCCTGCTCCTGGTGTTCGTGACGGCGTCGCTGGCCGCGTTCTGCGGAGACGCGGCCCTGTACTGGCTGGGGCGGCGCGGGATGGGGTCGAAGAACGGCTCGCGCTGGCTGGAGGCGATCCGCTCGCGGGCGCCCGAGGATCGGCTGGCGCAGGCGCAGGGGAAACTCGCCGACCACGGCACGGCGGTGCTGGTGCTGTCCCGGCTGGTGCCGGCGGGACGCATCCCGGTGATGCTGGCCTGCCTGATGGCGAAGTGGCCGCTGCGCCGTTTCTCGCGCGGCAACCTCCCGGCCTGTCTCGCCTGGGCGGTGACGTACCAGCTGATCGGCATTCTCGGCGGCTCGCTGTTCCCCGAGCCGTGGGAGGGCGTGGTCGCCGCGATCGCCCTGACCGTGCTGATCGGCGCGGCCCCGAGCCTGTGGCGCCGCATCAGGGGGACCCGGACGGCCTGA
- a CDS encoding MBL fold metallo-hydrolase: protein MPVEITWWGHATCTVEDSDVRVLTDPLFVRRLAHLRRRRGALPPPGAWNADVALVSHLHADHLHVPSLARLAPGTRLLVPRGAPRAVPGLKRLRHLRLSEMEPGDETTVGGVRIRAVPARHDGRRLPVGRRSSPALGYVVEGAARTYFAGDTGLFEDMAEEVGPVDVALLPVGGWGPHLGEGHLDAGRAAEALARLGPRSAVPVHYGTYWPIGMDAVRPHEFHAPGEEFVRLAAERAPGVAVHRLGHGESVRLEEAR, encoded by the coding sequence GTGCCGGTGGAGATCACGTGGTGGGGTCACGCGACCTGCACGGTCGAGGATTCGGACGTGCGTGTGCTCACCGACCCCTTGTTCGTGCGCCGGCTCGCACATCTGCGCCGCCGTCGGGGCGCCCTGCCCCCGCCCGGGGCCTGGAACGCCGACGTCGCGCTCGTCTCGCACCTGCACGCCGACCATCTGCATGTGCCGTCGCTGGCGCGCCTCGCGCCGGGCACGCGCCTGCTGGTGCCCCGGGGCGCGCCGCGCGCCGTGCCCGGGCTGAAGCGGCTGCGGCATCTGCGGCTGAGCGAGATGGAGCCGGGCGACGAGACGACCGTGGGCGGGGTCCGGATACGGGCGGTGCCCGCGCGGCACGACGGACGGCGGCTGCCGGTCGGCCGACGCTCCTCCCCCGCGCTCGGGTACGTCGTCGAGGGCGCGGCACGGACGTACTTCGCCGGGGACACCGGCCTGTTCGAGGACATGGCCGAGGAGGTCGGGCCGGTCGACGTGGCGCTGCTGCCGGTGGGCGGCTGGGGCCCGCATCTGGGCGAGGGGCACCTGGACGCGGGGCGGGCGGCCGAGGCGCTGGCCCGGCTGGGACCGCGCAGCGCGGTGCCGGTGCACTACGGCACGTACTGGCCGATCGGCATGGACGCGGTGCGGCCGCACGAGTTCCACGCGCCCGGCGAGGAGTTCGTGCGGCTCGCGGCGGAGCGTGCGCCGGGCGTGGCCGTGCACCGGCTCGGGCACGGGGAGAGCGTGCGCCTGGAGGAGGCACGGTGA
- a CDS encoding phage holin family protein: MRGVRWRRAVSQAGRSVTVWAVSTLTMLVLAGILPDFRLQSPDGDSATTIAVTAAVGAGVFGVLSALAWPLLVRLLLLVPALVLGLLVFFLNGSLLLLALRLNPSGQSEAAPETAVIVAAVMSAVASATGAALAVRDDDAYRRRLYRLADRRRRGGPACPATHGTVFLQLDGVGHDVLVAAVRKGLMPTVARWLGGAPAEGSAGAPGSAPRATHRLTRWRTDWSSQTGASQLGILHGSNHDVPAFRWYEKDTGEVMVCNRPTSAAELQRRAVERTGDGGLLSADGASRGNLFSGGADEQALVLSIATRRRSRETRSRAGYFAYFSDPANAVRTALSFVAEVVREVAQSTRARLRGDRPRVGRGGLYPFVRAFATVVERDVVVAAVMGDMLAGRSAVYADLVAYDEVAHHSGPLGRDTEQVLGRLDRALALIETVAEHAPRPYRIVVLSDHGQSPGETFQARYGLTLGDLVRAGCGLPVPRRAQRTHSGAEARAAVRAALRRPVEETAGGREPSGRRPEPVVLASGNLGLISFPDVAHRMSKEEIDARHPALLSTLANHPGVGFLLVRSEEHGAVVLGAYGAQIPLDRLDEDPGPLAAFGPGAADAVRRTHTFPHTADIMVNSCHDPADGEVLAFEEQIGSHGGLGGAQARPFLLSPLALSAPAGHGEELVGAEHVHRVLRRWLRESDGPQVPLETAHERPAREERAA, encoded by the coding sequence GTGCGTGGGGTGCGATGGCGGCGGGCCGTCAGTCAGGCCGGGCGGAGCGTCACGGTGTGGGCCGTCTCCACCCTGACGATGCTCGTGCTGGCGGGGATCCTGCCGGACTTCCGGCTGCAGTCGCCCGACGGCGACAGCGCCACCACCATCGCCGTGACCGCCGCCGTCGGCGCGGGCGTCTTCGGCGTGCTGTCCGCCCTCGCCTGGCCGCTGCTGGTCCGCCTCCTGCTGCTCGTGCCGGCCCTCGTCCTCGGCCTGCTGGTGTTCTTCCTCAACGGCTCGCTGCTGCTCCTCGCCCTGCGGCTGAACCCCTCCGGGCAGAGCGAGGCGGCCCCCGAGACCGCCGTCATCGTCGCCGCCGTGATGTCCGCCGTCGCCTCCGCGACGGGCGCGGCGCTGGCCGTGCGCGACGACGACGCCTACCGCCGCCGCCTGTACCGCCTCGCCGACCGCCGGCGCAGAGGCGGCCCCGCCTGCCCCGCCACTCACGGCACCGTCTTCCTCCAGCTCGACGGTGTGGGCCACGACGTGCTGGTCGCGGCCGTGCGCAAGGGGCTGATGCCGACCGTCGCGCGGTGGCTGGGCGGCGCGCCGGCCGAAGGCAGCGCCGGCGCACCGGGGAGCGCGCCGCGGGCCACGCACCGCCTCACCCGCTGGCGCACCGACTGGTCCAGTCAGACAGGCGCCAGCCAGCTCGGCATCCTGCACGGCAGCAACCACGACGTGCCCGCCTTCCGCTGGTACGAGAAGGACACCGGGGAGGTGATGGTCTGCAACCGTCCGACCAGCGCCGCCGAACTCCAGCGCCGCGCGGTCGAACGCACCGGTGACGGCGGGCTGCTGTCCGCCGACGGCGCAAGCCGCGGCAACCTGTTCAGCGGCGGCGCCGACGAACAGGCGCTCGTGCTGTCCATAGCCACCCGCCGGCGCAGCCGGGAGACCCGCTCCCGGGCCGGCTACTTCGCCTACTTCAGCGACCCGGCCAACGCCGTCCGTACCGCGCTGTCGTTCGTCGCCGAGGTCGTCCGTGAGGTCGCGCAGTCCACCCGCGCCAGGCTGCGCGGCGACCGCCCACGCGTCGGCCGCGGGGGCCTCTACCCCTTCGTCCGCGCCTTCGCGACCGTCGTCGAACGGGACGTCGTGGTGGCCGCGGTGATGGGCGACATGCTCGCCGGGCGCAGCGCCGTCTACGCCGACCTGGTGGCGTACGACGAGGTCGCGCACCACTCCGGACCGCTCGGCCGGGACACCGAGCAGGTCCTCGGCCGGCTCGACCGGGCGCTCGCGCTGATCGAGACCGTCGCCGAGCACGCCCCCCGCCCCTACCGGATCGTCGTCCTCTCCGACCACGGCCAGAGTCCCGGCGAAACGTTTCAGGCCCGTTACGGCCTCACCCTGGGCGACCTGGTGCGGGCCGGCTGCGGACTGCCGGTGCCGCGCAGGGCGCAACGCACCCACAGCGGCGCCGAGGCCCGCGCGGCCGTCCGCGCCGCGCTGCGCCGTCCCGTCGAGGAGACGGCCGGCGGCCGAGAGCCGTCCGGCCGCCGCCCGGAGCCGGTCGTGCTGGCCTCCGGCAACCTCGGCCTGATCTCCTTCCCGGACGTCGCGCACCGGATGAGCAAGGAGGAGATCGACGCCCGTCACCCCGCGCTGCTGTCCACCCTCGCGAACCATCCCGGCGTCGGCTTCCTGCTGGTGCGCAGCGAGGAGCACGGCGCGGTCGTCCTCGGCGCGTACGGCGCGCAGATCCCTCTCGACCGGCTCGACGAAGACCCCGGCCCGCTGGCCGCGTTCGGGCCCGGCGCGGCCGACGCCGTGCGCCGCACCCACACCTTCCCGCACACCGCCGACATCATGGTCAACTCCTGCCACGACCCGGCCGACGGCGAGGTCCTCGCCTTCGAGGAGCAGATCGGCTCGCACGGCGGCCTCGGCGGCGCCCAGGCCCGGCCGTTCCTGCTGTCCCCGCTGGCCCTGTCCGCGCCGGCCGGGCACGGCGAGGAACTCGTCGGCGCGGAGCACGTGCACCGCGTGCTGCGCCGCTGGCTGCGCGAGTCCGACGGCCCCCAGGTCCCGCTGGAGACGGCACACGAGCGGCCCGCCCGGGAGGAACGCGCCGCCTGA
- a CDS encoding OsmC family protein has protein sequence MATTRSAHTVWEGNLIEGNGVVTFDSSGAIDQQPVTWAARTQEANGKTSPEELIAAAHSSCFSMAFSHALAGAGTPPAKLVTSADVTFQPGEGITGIHLTVEGTVPGLDEDGFLAAAEQAKVNCPVSQALKAVPITLSAKLA, from the coding sequence GTGGCCACCACGCGCTCCGCACACACCGTCTGGGAAGGCAATCTGATCGAGGGCAACGGGGTCGTGACCTTCGACTCCTCCGGCGCCATCGACCAGCAGCCCGTGACGTGGGCCGCCCGTACCCAGGAGGCGAACGGCAAGACCAGCCCCGAGGAGCTCATCGCGGCAGCCCACTCCAGCTGCTTCTCCATGGCCTTCTCGCACGCCCTGGCCGGTGCGGGCACGCCGCCCGCCAAGCTCGTCACCTCGGCCGACGTGACCTTCCAGCCGGGCGAGGGCATCACCGGCATCCACCTGACCGTGGAGGGCACGGTGCCCGGCCTCGACGAGGACGGCTTCCTCGCCGCCGCCGAGCAGGCCAAGGTCAACTGCCCGGTCAGCCAGGCCCTGAAGGCCGTTCCGATCACGCTGTCGGCCAAGCTCGCCTGA
- a CDS encoding right-handed parallel beta-helix repeat-containing protein — protein sequence MVRKYVVSARGGRGTHPDIQSALRAAAARGRAARIEIAPGRYEEQLTVHGEVELVAAGEPGSVVLGRPRGTVLTTLGSVVVRGLVLTGRDADAGVVHCRAGFLTLDRVEVRAHHGVCVHVPTGTCATLTDSGFRFGRTVFAGSTGVVERCRFAGAADNAIAVIESARVTVRDSRVDGAAIHGVRVSDAWAHLTGCEITGTERTAVIADAQAELTVEDCRIEGVHAAALEFVERSRGAVRGTRVLDAENGIVVASGADPQVRGCVFTGCRDTGIHVQDAGLGAFEDCEVVDAGNVAVLSTRGGAPRVDGCRVSGGNVGIAVTDRARGRFTGCQVRDLTGVGLRVWDESKAVFEDVRVERCPFGLDAKGNGGTTAELTGVSFGDFDMIAVAAVGQSRVTLRGATAERGLLGFGAGEEAQLHLHDCTVTGVETGGALAFGTARLVARNLTVTGAQSYGLCGTGSAYLDVTGGSFEDCAATGLRCDGECGGRLVDCSVTGTSGTAVQHNGRVQLVSLRTTLPVKEITEPAPPPTIVNNYHGPVFVEAVHSAQLAWGNTNVVQQQTHQSRPDDRSERTGQTARTDDAGRGDPADRP from the coding sequence ATGGTCAGGAAGTACGTCGTCTCCGCGCGCGGAGGCCGCGGCACGCATCCCGACATCCAGTCCGCGCTGCGGGCCGCGGCCGCACGCGGACGCGCCGCGCGCATCGAGATCGCGCCCGGCCGGTACGAGGAGCAGCTCACGGTCCACGGCGAGGTCGAGCTGGTGGCGGCCGGCGAACCCGGCTCCGTGGTACTGGGCCGGCCGCGGGGCACCGTGCTCACCACCCTCGGCTCGGTCGTGGTCCGCGGCCTCGTGCTCACCGGCCGCGACGCCGACGCCGGAGTCGTCCACTGCCGGGCCGGATTCCTCACCCTCGACCGGGTCGAGGTGCGGGCACACCACGGGGTGTGCGTGCATGTGCCGACGGGCACCTGCGCGACCCTGACGGACAGCGGATTCCGGTTCGGCCGGACCGTCTTCGCCGGCAGCACCGGAGTCGTCGAGCGGTGCCGGTTCGCCGGTGCGGCCGACAACGCGATCGCCGTGATCGAGAGCGCCCGGGTCACGGTCCGCGACAGCCGTGTCGACGGCGCCGCCATCCACGGCGTGCGCGTCAGCGACGCCTGGGCGCACCTCACCGGATGCGAGATCACCGGCACCGAGCGGACGGCGGTGATCGCCGACGCGCAGGCGGAGTTGACCGTCGAGGACTGCCGGATCGAGGGGGTGCACGCGGCGGCGCTCGAGTTCGTCGAGCGGTCCCGGGGCGCCGTCCGTGGCACCCGGGTGCTCGATGCCGAGAACGGGATCGTGGTGGCGAGCGGCGCCGACCCTCAGGTGCGGGGCTGTGTGTTCACCGGCTGCCGTGACACGGGCATCCACGTCCAGGACGCGGGCCTTGGCGCCTTCGAGGACTGCGAGGTCGTCGACGCGGGCAACGTCGCGGTGCTGTCGACGCGGGGCGGTGCTCCGCGGGTCGACGGCTGCCGCGTCTCGGGGGGCAATGTGGGCATCGCCGTCACGGATCGCGCCAGAGGCAGGTTCACCGGCTGCCAGGTGCGCGACCTGACCGGCGTCGGGCTGCGGGTCTGGGACGAGAGCAAGGCCGTGTTCGAGGACGTCCGCGTCGAGCGCTGCCCGTTCGGTCTGGACGCCAAGGGCAACGGCGGCACCACGGCGGAGCTCACCGGCGTGTCCTTCGGTGACTTCGACATGATCGCCGTGGCCGCCGTCGGCCAGTCCCGGGTGACGCTCAGGGGGGCCACGGCCGAACGCGGGCTGCTGGGCTTCGGCGCGGGCGAGGAGGCCCAACTGCACCTGCACGACTGCACCGTCACCGGGGTGGAGACCGGTGGGGCCCTGGCGTTCGGGACGGCACGGCTCGTGGCCCGCAACCTCACGGTGACGGGTGCGCAGTCGTACGGCCTGTGCGGGACGGGCTCCGCGTATCTGGACGTCACCGGCGGCAGCTTCGAGGACTGCGCGGCCACGGGCCTGCGCTGCGACGGGGAGTGCGGCGGCCGACTGGTGGACTGCTCCGTCACCGGCACGTCGGGAACGGCGGTGCAGCACAACGGGCGGGTCCAGCTGGTCTCGTTGCGGACGACGCTGCCGGTCAAGGAGATCACCGAGCCCGCCCCGCCGCCGACGATCGTGAACAACTACCACGGCCCCGTGTTCGTGGAGGCCGTGCACAGCGCCCAGTTGGCGTGGGGCAACACCAACGTCGTCCAGCAGCAGACACATCAGAGCAGACCGGACGACCGGAGCGAACGGACCGGGCAGACCGCGCGGACCGATGACGCCGGCCGCGGCGACCCCGCCGATCGACCCTGA
- a CDS encoding helix-turn-helix transcriptional regulator produces the protein MSERRPAPTVGQVVLGRRLQELREAAGLSRDEAARALRVAPATVRRMETADVALKVPYVQVLLEAYGVPRDEAGAFVSLTEEANRPGWWQRFHDVLPEWFSLYVSLEGAARLIRSYEPHFVPGLLQTRAYASAVLEAGTVGRTRPDSLERHVALRMARQRLLESAEPPRLWVVMDETVLRRPVSVDAAVMAEQLDKLVEFAERDRITLQVCEFAAGPHPGTSAPFSLFRFGEPELPDMVVTEYLTGALYLDDRKEVSAHLEVLDHMTTHAASAEHTKQILRDARDGV, from the coding sequence GTGAGTGAGCGACGGCCCGCGCCCACGGTGGGCCAGGTGGTACTCGGCAGACGGCTGCAGGAACTGCGCGAGGCGGCCGGCCTCAGCCGCGACGAGGCCGCCCGTGCCCTGCGCGTCGCGCCGGCCACGGTACGGCGCATGGAGACGGCCGACGTCGCGCTGAAGGTGCCGTACGTGCAGGTCCTCCTGGAGGCGTACGGCGTCCCCCGGGACGAGGCGGGGGCGTTCGTCTCGCTCACCGAGGAGGCGAACCGGCCCGGCTGGTGGCAGCGCTTCCACGACGTCCTGCCGGAGTGGTTCAGCCTGTATGTGAGCCTGGAGGGCGCGGCACGGCTGATCCGCTCCTACGAGCCGCACTTCGTGCCCGGCCTGCTGCAGACGCGGGCCTACGCGTCGGCGGTGCTGGAGGCGGGGACCGTCGGGCGCACACGGCCGGACTCCCTCGAACGGCACGTGGCTCTGCGCATGGCGCGCCAGCGACTGCTGGAGAGCGCCGAACCGCCCCGCCTGTGGGTGGTGATGGACGAGACGGTGCTGCGCCGGCCGGTCAGCGTCGACGCCGCCGTGATGGCCGAACAGCTGGACAAGCTGGTGGAGTTCGCCGAGCGGGACCGGATCACTCTGCAGGTCTGCGAGTTCGCGGCGGGCCCGCATCCCGGGACGTCCGCGCCGTTCTCGCTGTTCCGTTTCGGCGAGCCCGAGCTGCCCGACATGGTCGTCACCGAGTATCTGACCGGCGCGCTCTACCTCGACGACCGCAAGGAGGTCTCCGCCCATCTGGAGGTCCTCGACCACATGACGACGCACGCCGCGTCCGCGGAGCACACCAAGCAGATCCTGCGGGACGCCCGCGACGGCGTCTGA
- a CDS encoding helix-turn-helix domain-containing protein — protein MTVVATGTEAAPSDPAGSVDPGGQGVGPLLRAWRERRRMSQLELALRADSSARHVSFVETGRSRPSEDMVLRLAEQLDVPVRERNALLLAAGYAPRFPQTPLDDPALDALRSGLERLLQGYEPYPALVMDARYDVVAANRGITMLLEGVPESLLAPPLNAMRLTLHPQGLAPRIRNLREWRGHLLAQMERQIALYRSKPLRELYEEVAAYPVAHHESADEPGEPVPYFALPMRIEHEGRILSFISSVATFNTPMDVTVAELAVETFLPADPATAKYLHGASD, from the coding sequence ATGACTGTTGTCGCGACCGGTACGGAAGCCGCCCCCTCCGATCCCGCCGGCTCCGTCGATCCCGGTGGTCAGGGTGTGGGCCCGCTGCTGCGGGCCTGGCGGGAACGGCGGCGGATGAGTCAGCTGGAGCTGGCGCTGCGCGCCGACTCCTCGGCCCGGCACGTCAGCTTCGTCGAGACGGGTCGTTCCCGGCCGAGCGAGGACATGGTGCTGCGGCTCGCCGAACAGCTCGACGTGCCCGTGCGTGAGCGCAACGCCCTGCTCCTGGCCGCCGGTTACGCGCCGCGTTTCCCGCAGACCCCGCTGGACGACCCGGCGCTGGACGCGCTGCGCTCGGGCCTGGAGCGGCTGCTCCAGGGCTACGAGCCGTACCCGGCGCTGGTCATGGACGCCCGCTACGACGTGGTCGCGGCCAACCGGGGCATCACGATGCTGCTGGAGGGCGTCCCGGAGTCCCTGCTGGCGCCGCCGCTGAACGCGATGCGCCTCACCCTCCACCCTCAGGGCCTCGCCCCGCGCATCCGCAATCTGCGCGAATGGCGCGGTCACCTGCTCGCGCAGATGGAGCGCCAGATCGCCCTGTACCGCTCGAAGCCGCTGCGGGAGCTGTACGAGGAGGTGGCCGCCTATCCGGTCGCGCACCACGAGTCGGCCGACGAGCCGGGCGAGCCCGTGCCGTACTTCGCGCTGCCGATGCGGATCGAGCACGAGGGGCGGATCCTCTCCTTCATCTCGTCGGTGGCCACCTTCAACACCCCCATGGACGTGACGGTCGCCGAACTCGCCGTCGAGACGTTCCTGCCCGCCGACCCGGCGACGGCCAAGTACCTGCACGGCGCATCGGACTGA
- a CDS encoding 4a-hydroxytetrahydrobiopterin dehydratase, translating into MAEPLSQSEIEARLGELPGWSLDGGRLTRAYRLGSHFAATSLVIHVAQIQEELDHHSELTLGYNTVSLSVHTHSAGGAVTGLDVELARRVEAVAPAHGAH; encoded by the coding sequence ATGGCCGAACCGCTGTCGCAGAGCGAGATCGAGGCGCGTCTGGGCGAGCTGCCCGGCTGGTCCCTGGACGGCGGCCGCCTCACCCGCGCCTACCGGCTCGGCTCGCACTTCGCCGCGACCTCCCTGGTCATCCATGTCGCACAGATCCAGGAAGAGCTCGACCACCACTCCGAGCTCACCCTCGGCTACAACACCGTGTCGCTGAGCGTGCACACCCACAGCGCGGGTGGCGCCGTCACCGGTCTGGACGTCGAGCTCGCCCGCCGTGTGGAGGCCGTGGCCCCCGCGCACGGGGCGCACTGA